Genomic segment of Myxococcus stipitatus:
CGCGGTGACGCCGCATCCGTTCGACACGCACCCGCCGCTGGGCATGCGTCTGGAGAACGTGGGGGTGAAGCTTGCGCCCGACGACATGGCGCAGACGCTGCTCGAGCCCGTGGCGTCCTCCTGGGTGGAGGACTTCCGTGAGGCGGAGGCCATCGAGGCCCGGCTGTGGGGGGCCTACGAGGCGCGCTTCTCCGAGGCGCATGACATGGCGCTGGCCTACCGCTACCGGCCGTCCAACGACGAGGAGCGGCAGCACGTGGAGAAGCACTTCCCGCCGCTGGAGTTCGCGGCGAAGGAAGCGGGCCACGAGGTGCGGCTGGACTTCGCGGAGGTGAGCTGCGCGCAGTGGGAGGAGCCGGTGAGCCTGGGGCAGGTGAAGAGCGCCACCACCGCGGAGCGCATGTTCAAGAAGTACCTGGACCTGCAGCTGGAGGGGGCGGGGTTGTTCAAGGGCAAGCGCTCCATCTGCTTGAGCAAGCTCGAGGAGGGCGACGCGTTCGTGAATGCCTTTGGCGGCTATCTGGGCCGGCACCGGGCCATGGAGGAGTACCAGGCCCGGTCGAACGAAGCGGCCTGAGAAGGCCCGCCATCGCATGAAGCACGGCCCACCCACGACCGACGGTGGGCCGTGCGCTACCGCCTGCAGAGGGTTCCGGCGAACTGATTGCCGTTGCAGCCCCCGAAGAAGTGGTCGGGCGTGTTCGTCTGATAGCCGCAGTGGGTCCAGTTGCACTGGTTGCCGAATGCGTCCGTGCCTCCTGGCGTGCACAAGCGCATCGGCTGGTTCGTGGTGCAGGCCGTGCCCGAGGTGGTCGACACGGCGCAGCTGTTCGAGCCCGAGCCCAGGTAGCGCAGGTTGTCACCCGTCCAGTAGTTGAACAGCGGGGCCGCGGAGCCATGCTGGCCCGTCCAGGTGGTCGCCGCGCTGGCGCTCCAGCCCGGCGCGCACAAGGTGTCCCGATTGGGCCAGGTCACCGCGCCGCCGCACCCCACGAGGTTGTTCGTGAAGACCTGCTCCACCGTGCCATCGGCGCAGCCCGAGGTCGGAATGCAGAGCGAGCCCGCCGTGGGATTTCCCGCGCAGCCGCCGAAGTAGGCATTGGGCGGCGGGAGCGCGTTGTAGCCGCAGTGGCCCCAGTTGCAGGTGTTGCCCTCCGGGTCCGCCCCCGCGGCCTTGCAGACGCGCATGGGGCTTCCCGCGGGGCAGGCCGTGCCGCTGGTGGTGCTCACGAAACACGCCGTCGAGGTGCCGGTGTACTTGAGGTCGTCGCTGGTCCAGTAATGGTGCGTCGGCGCCGTCGCGCCCCGCAGGTTGACCCACTCGGCGGCGGTGGCCACGCGATAGCCTGGGCCACACAGCGCGGCGCGGTTCGCCCAGGTCATCCCGCCCGCACAGCCCACCATGCCTCGAGAGAAGGTCTGTTCGATGGTGCCATCCGCGCACCCGCGAGGCACACAGAGGGTCCCCGCCGTGTTGTTGCCGGCACAGCCGCCAAAGAAGCGGTTGGGCGAGTTCGCGAGCAGTCCGCAGCCCTTCCAGTTGCATTGGTTGCCCTCGGCGTCATTGCCTGACGCGGTACAGACGCGCATGGGCTGACCCGCGGGACAGGCCGTCCCGGACACGTACGTGACGGAGCACGCCCCGGACGCGCCCGTGTAGCGCAGGTCGTCGTTCGTCCAGTAGTTGTGGGCCGGCGCCAGCCCGTTGAACAGCGTGTCCCACTCCCGAGCCGTCGCGGGGCGGAACCCGGCGGCGCAGAGGGAGGCCCGGTTGCTCCAGGGGACAGCCCCCGCGCAGCCGGCCATCCCTCCCGAGAATATCTGCTCCATGGAGCCATCCGCACAGGGAACCCCTGGCACGAGCGGCGACTCCTGGGAGGACTCCTGAACCTCCTCGTCCGCTTCGATGGGGGCATTGCATGCCACGGTCAGCAGCATGGCGCCGAGGGTCCACCGCTTCATGAATGAGATACATCCTGTCTGAGTCATGGATTGTCACTCCCGTGCGACATCCCGCTGGATGCGGAATGAGCACTCTCGTCTGATTTGTCGCTGAGTCGCCATCGCACTGAGGGAGGTGGGGGAAGGCGAGATGTCTGGATTTTTCATGCCCGCCGCCGTCTTCATGAGACAGGCCTCGCGGGCGAGGCTGCGGGCGTCTGGGGTTGCCCGCCAGGCGTGACCCGCTGGCCAGACCCGCATTCTCGCTGGGGTTTTGTGTGTCCAGGGCGTGTTCTGGGAAATGTCCTGAAGTGGATGGATGAGATGTCTTGAATGAAAACAAAATCCGACGACCGGGTTGGGTGATACCTGGGTTGAAACAAAAACATCGACGGGAGGTGTATTGCTTGTCGTGCGGTGGGTGGTCCACCGCTGGGTCGTTCTGAAAGAGAGGTACAGCAATGAGGTCACTTGTGAGAGTCACGGTCCTTGGGCTGGTGTTCCTGGCCGTGGGCTGTGGTGAGAATTCTCCGGAGCCCGCGGCCGAACCCCCTCCTTCCACGCACGAGGCGGCGCTCGAGGAGTCGATGCCGTCCGAGGCGGAGCTGGCCGCGACGCGGACGGCGACCGGGGTGACGGCGGTTCCCGTGAACTACGTCATCGACCCCTCCACGACGGTGGAGCTCACCGTGACGTCGGGAGAGGAGCAGGCCGAGCCCGCTGCCTCCCTCCAGACGCCCGAAACCCCGGGCGCCGTGCGGCGTCCCCTCAAGTAGTCGGCCGGAGCGAGCGAGGAACATCACATGACGACGAGAAAGCTCATGATGGCCGTGGGAGCCCTGGCGGGGCTCGGGTTCGCGATGCCAGCCCATGCCTGGGTGCAGTTCTGCAACGGCACCAGCGCCACCATCTGGACCGCCTATTCGTGGCGCCAGACGAGTTGCGCGACGGGCTGGGCGAAACGCGGCTGGTGGAGCCTGTCACCGGGGCAATGCAAGATTGTCTATGGCCCCGCCATCTCCAACCGGTACTCGTACTACTACGGGGAGGGGGGCGGCCGGACCTGGTCGGGCCCCTATTACACCTGCACTCCGTACGCCGCGTTCAACCTGTGTGATCATCAGTGCTTCAACCCCTCGCGCAACCTGGGCTACAGGCAGCTCGATACGGGGCGCTACACGAACTACACGCTGACGCTGCGGCCCTGATGACCGCGGCCAGGCAGGGCCTCGCGGAGGTCGGGGCCCTGCCCGGTCACTTCTCCAGGAATCATCCACACCCGAGCGGCGTTCGAGGGCCCCGGAGCTGTCACACCGGGAGCCTCTCATGCGCCGTGCCGGTACCTCGTGGTGGGTCGTGCTGTCCTTGTTCTCGCCCTGGAGTGCTCACGCCGCGGAGCCGGCGGAGAGCGCGGGGGCGCGTGCCTTCAAGCGCCTGGGCGCGCTCGTGGGGACCTGGGAGGGGACGTTCTCCAACGGGAAGGTCCACCGCGTCACGTACAGGCTCTCGGCGGTCAACAGCGTCCTCGTCGAGACCTGGGCCCTGGGGCCCGAGCGCGAGTCCCTGACGCTCTACCACCTGGATGGAGACACCCTGGTGGCGGACCACTACTGCCCGCAGGGCAACACGCCCCGGCTCGAGCTGGCGAAGCGCGCGGACACGGACGCGCTGTCGTTCGTGTTCCGCGACGGCACGAATCTGAAGGTGAAGGGCAAGTCGCACCAGCACGCGTTCTGGGTGCGGCTGGACGGGCCGGACGCGTTCGCCCGGGGCGAGACCTACGTGGAGAACGGCAGCACGCCCCTGCAGCTCGCGAAGGCCGGCCCGGGCGAGGCCGTCACCTACCGGCGCGTGGCCACTCCCTAGGCCCGCGCCGGCAGATGCGAGAGGGCTTGTCCCGCCTCAGCGAGGCTCGGGCGGGGCCACCGTGGTGCCGCAGCGCTGGGTGTCCTCGGTGACGAAGCCATTCCGGGTGGAGATGCTCCGGTCGTAGCACCCGGCCGGGTGCCCGTTCAGCCGATAGCGGTGGGTGGACGTGCCCACCGCGTTGCGCTGCGGACGCGGGACGCCCAGGTTGTAGGCGGCCTCGCCCGTGTAGACATCGCTCATCTCGTGGTGCGCCAGCGAGTGGAGACCCTGGAAGGAGAGCGCCTCCTCCGCGTCACTCACCGTGATGGTCGTGGTGAGCCGGTTCGTGTCGGACACGTCGATGCGGCCATCGAGCACGAAGTGCTTGTGGGAGTGGCTCACCTCGGGGAGCGGGCCGCGGCCCGCCACCGTGACGGTGCTGCGGTCCTTCCAGGTCGACACGAGCTCGTCCGGGTTCTCCATCTCCCCCAGCCAGCGGTGCATGCTCGCGTTGGACACCTTCTGCTCCACACTGGTGACCTCCCAGCCGCGCGAGGTCTTCACGTAGCCCGTCACTCGCAGCTGGTGCGCCCCCTGCGTGTCCACCTGATGCCAGCCGTCCACCAGGGTGTGGTCCGCGCCGTTGGTCATGGTCCCCAGCTGGTGGTGGATGAGTCCGCCGGTGACCCGCGTCGCGCGCGCATCCCTCCAGACGAGCACGTTGGTGGGCAGGTCCCAGCCGGGGCGACCCTCGGGCACGCCCAGCACGCTCACCCGGACCTGGTGCGGCTGGCCGTCCGTCAGCAGGCCCGCGAAGGGCGTGAGGTCATAGCGGATGGGGCGCACGTCGAAGGCGCGCGGCGCCGGAAGGACATACCAGAGAAAGGGATTGGCCCAGCCGCCTGTATAGACATGCGGGAAGGGCATGGCGATGCCGGCCACCTTGCCATCCACTTCAATCTGCACCTCGCGGTAGGGGCCCACGTCGGCGGGGCAGGAGTAGGGCACGGAGGCGGGCGCGGTGAGGTACCAGAACTCCTCGCAGCCTCCGCCGGAGCCCGTCGCATAGACCTCCGCGACGAGCCGAGAGGTGTTCGCCGGCACCGTCACCTCGCCCACCAGCGCGCTTCCCTCGCGGCGCGGATTCGTCAGGGGCAGCACGGCGTCGGGCGCGGGCGCGGCCGGAATCCAGGGGCGCTGCGCCGGGTAGAACGTCAGGTACACCTGGACGTCCAGCACGCCCGTGTACGTGTCATTGACCACATTGCCAATCAACATCCAGATGGGCTGTGTCTGGCTCAGCAGCGGCGCATATTGGGTGACATCCTTCTCCACGGCCCAGCTGATGCCATCCCGCGAGGGCTCCGGCGTGGACGTCTTGAAGATGGTGACGCCGCCGACCTCCAGATGTCCCAGCCGGTCATACTGGACGCCTCGGACCTTGCCCTCCATGCGCAGCACGACCTTGTTCCATGGCCCCGGGCACTCCGCGGGCGGCGTGAACGTGCTGGTGTAGGGCGTGAAGTCGTCGAACTTCTCATCGACAATCTTCAACGTGCAGGAAGCGCTCCCGGGCCGCTCCACGACGGGGAGCGCGGTGCGCGGGTCGTCCCAGTCGGTGCCGAACTCAGGAGGGGGCTCGCT
This window contains:
- a CDS encoding DUF1036 domain-containing protein — translated: MTTRKLMMAVGALAGLGFAMPAHAWVQFCNGTSATIWTAYSWRQTSCATGWAKRGWWSLSPGQCKIVYGPAISNRYSYYYGEGGGRTWSGPYYTCTPYAAFNLCDHQCFNPSRNLGYRQLDTGRYTNYTLTLRP
- a CDS encoding peptide-N4-asparagine amidase, whose protein sequence is MRHPFRAFVAAALVFGASAPAWASEPPPEFGTDWDDPRTALPVVERPGSASCTLKIVDEKFDDFTPYTSTFTPPAECPGPWNKVVLRMEGKVRGVQYDRLGHLEVGGVTIFKTSTPEPSRDGISWAVEKDVTQYAPLLSQTQPIWMLIGNVVNDTYTGVLDVQVYLTFYPAQRPWIPAAPAPDAVLPLTNPRREGSALVGEVTVPANTSRLVAEVYATGSGGGCEEFWYLTAPASVPYSCPADVGPYREVQIEVDGKVAGIAMPFPHVYTGGWANPFLWYVLPAPRAFDVRPIRYDLTPFAGLLTDGQPHQVRVSVLGVPEGRPGWDLPTNVLVWRDARATRVTGGLIHHQLGTMTNGADHTLVDGWHQVDTQGAHQLRVTGYVKTSRGWEVTSVEQKVSNASMHRWLGEMENPDELVSTWKDRSTVTVAGRGPLPEVSHSHKHFVLDGRIDVSDTNRLTTTITVSDAEEALSFQGLHSLAHHEMSDVYTGEAAYNLGVPRPQRNAVGTSTHRYRLNGHPAGCYDRSISTRNGFVTEDTQRCGTTVAPPEPR